Proteins from a genomic interval of Acinonyx jubatus isolate Ajub_Pintada_27869175 chromosome B4, VMU_Ajub_asm_v1.0, whole genome shotgun sequence:
- the COL2A1 gene encoding collagen alpha-1(II) chain — MIRLGAPQTLVLLTLLVAAVLRCHGQDVQKAGSCVQDGQRYNDKDVWKPEPCRICVCDTGTVLCDDIICEDMKDCLSPETPFGECCPICSTDLATASGQPGPKGQKGEPGDIKDIVGPKGPPGPQGPAGEQGPRGDRGDKGEKGAPGPRGRDGEPGTPGNPGPPGPPGPPGPPGLGGNFAAQMAGGFDEKAGGAQMGVMQGPMGPMGPRGPPGPAGAPGPQGFQGNPGEPGEPGVSGPMGPRGPPGPPGKPGDDGEAGKPGKSGERGPPGPQGARGFPGTPGLPGVKGHRGYPGLDGAKGEAGAPGVKGESGSPGENGSPGPMGPRGLPGERGRTGPAGAAGARGNDGQPGPAGPPGPVGPAGGPGFPGAPGAKGEAGPTGARGPEGAQGPRGEPGTPGSPGPAGASGNPGTDGIPGAKGSAGAPGIAGAPGFPGPRGPPGPQGATGPLGPKGQTGEPGIAGFKGEQGPKGEPGPAGPQGAPGPAGEEGKRGARGEPGGAGPVGPPGERGAPGNRGFPGQDGLAGPKGAPGERGPSGLAGPKGANGDPGRPGEPGLPGARGLTGRPGDAGPQGKVGPSGAPGEDGRPGPPGPQGARGQPGVMGFPGPKGANGEPGKAGEKGLPGAPGLRGLPGKDGETGAAGPPGPAGPAGERGEQGAPGPSGFQGLPGPPGPPGEGGKPGDQGVPGEAGAPGLVGPRGERGFPGERGSPGAQGLQGPRGLPGTPGTDGPKGASGPAGPPGAQGPPGLQGMPGERGAAGIAGPKGDRGDVGEKGPEGAPGKDGGRGLTGPIGPPGPAGANGEKGEVGPPGPAGTAGARGAPGERGETGPPGPAGFAGPPGADGQPGAKGEQGEAGQKGDAGAPGPQGPSGAPGPQGPTGVTGPKGARGAQGPPGATGFPGAAGRVGPPGSNGNPGPPGPPGPSGKDGPKGARGDSGPPGRAGDPGLQGPAGPPGEKGEPGDDGPSGPDGPPGPQGLAGQRGIVGLPGQRGERGFPGLPGPSGEPGKQGAPGASGDRGPPGPVGPPGLTGPSGEPGREGSPGADGPPGRDGAAGVKGDRGETGPVGAPGAPGPPGSPGPAGPTGKQGDRGEAGAQGPMGPAGPAGARGIPGPQGPRGDKGEAGEAGERGLKGHRGFTGLQGLPGPPGPSGDQGASGPAGPSGPRGPPGPVGPSGKDGANGIPGPIGPPGPRGRSGETGPAGPPGNPGPPGPPGPPGPGIDMSAFAGLGQREKGPDPLQYMRADQAAGNLRQHDAEVDATLKSLNNQIESIRSPEGSRKNPARTCRDLKLCHPEWKSGDYWIDPNQGCTLDAMKVFCNMETGETCVYPNPASVPKKNWWSSKSKDKKHIWFGETINGGFHFSYGDDNLAPNTANVQMTFLRLLSTEGSQNITYHCKNSIAYLDEAAGNLKKALLIQGSNDVEIRAEGNSRFTYTVLKDGCTKHTGKWGKTMIEYRSQKTSRLPIIDIAPMDIGGPEQEFGVDIGPVCFL; from the exons GGACAGAAAGGAGAACCCGGAGACATTAAGGAT ATTGTAGGACCCAAAGGACCTCCTGGGCCTCAG GGACCTGCAGGTGAACAAGGACCCAGAGGGGATCGTGGCGACAAAGGTGAAAAA GGTGCCCCTGGACCGCGTGGCAGAGATGGAGAGCCTGGGACCCCTGGAAATCCCGGCCCCCCTGGTCCTCCTGGCCCCCCTGGCCCCCCTGGCCTCGGTGGA AACTTCGCGGCCCAGATGGCCGGAGGATTTGACGAGAAGGCTGGTGGTGCCCAGATGGGAGTGATGCAAGGGCCAATG GGCCCCATGGGACCTCGAGGGCCTCCAGGCCCTGCTGGTGCTCCC GGACCTCAAGGATTTCAAGGCAACCCTGGAGAACCTGGGGAACCCGGTGTCTCT GGTCCCATGGGTCCCCGCGGTCCTCCTGGCCCCCCTGGAAAGCCTGGCGATGAT GGTGAAGCCGGAAAGCCTGGAAAATCTGGTGAAAGAGGCCCTCCTGGCCCTCAG GGTGCTCGCGGCTTCCCGGGAACCCCAGGCCTTCCTGGTGTCAAGGGTCACAGA GGCTACCCAGGTCTAGATGGTGCTAAGGGAGAAGCTGGTGCTCCAGGTGTGAAG GGTGAGAGTGGTTCACCGGGTGAGAATGGTTCTCCGGGCCCAATG GGTCCCCGCGGCCTGCCTGGTGAGAGAGGACGGACTGGCCCTGCTGGGGCTGCG GGTGCCCGGGGCAACGACGGTCAACCAGGCCCTGCTGGGCCTCCG ggTCCCGTGGGTCCTGCTGGTGGTCCTGGCTTCCCTGGTGCTCCCGGTGCCAAG GGTGAAGCTGGCCCCACTGGTGCTCGAGGCCCCGAAGGCGCTCAAGGTCCTCGCGGTGAACCTGGTACTCCTGGGTCCCCTGGACCGGCCGGTGCCTCT GGTAACCCTGGAACTGATGGAATTCCTGGAGCCAAAGGATCTGCT GGTGCTCCGGGCATCGCTGGTGCTCCCGGCTTCCCTGGGCCCCGTGGTCCACCTGGCCCTCAAGGTGCAACTGGTCCGCTGGGCCCGAAAGGTCAGACG GGTGAGCCTGGTATTGCTGGCTTCAAAGGCGAACAAGGCCCCAAGGGAGAGCCT GGCCCTGCTGGCCCCCAAGGAGCCCCTGGTCCTGCTGGTGAGGAAGGCAAGAGAGGTGCCCGTGGAGAGCCTGGTGGTGCTGGGCCCGTTGGTCCCCCTGGAGAAAGA GGTGCTCCTGGCAACCGTGGCTTCCCAGGTCAAGATGGTCTGGCAGGTCCaaag GGAGCCCCTGGAGAGCGAGGGCCCAGCGGCCTTGCTGGCCCCAAGGGTGCCAACGGCGATCCTGGCCGTCCCGGAGAGCCTGGCCTTCCTGGAGCCCGG GGTCTCACTGGACGCCCCGGTGACGCCGGTCCTCAAGGCAAAGTTGGTCCTTCT GGAGCCCCTGGTGAAGATGGTCGTCCTGGACCTCCAGGTCCTCAGGGTGCTCGTGGGCAGCCTGGTGTCATGGGTTTCCCCGGCCCCAAAGGTGCCAAT GGCGAACCTGGCAAGGCTGGTGAGAAGGGACTTCCTGGTGCCCCTGGACTGAGA GGTCTTCCCGGCAAAGATGGTGAGACCGGTGCTGCGGGGCCCCCCGGACCCGCT GGACCTGCCGGTGAACGAGGCGAGCAAGGTGCCCCTGGGCCATCTGGGTTCCAG GGACTTCCTGGCCCTCCCGGTCCCCCAGGTGAAGGTGGAAAGCCAGGTGACCAG GGTGTTCCTGGTGAAGCTGGAGCCCCCGGCCTCGTGGGTCCCAGG GGTGAACGAGGTTTCCCAGGTGAACGTGGCTCTCCCGGTGCCCAGGGCCTCCAGGGTCCCCGCGGCCTCCCTGGCACTCCTGGCACGGACGGCCCCAAA ggCGCATCTGGCCCAGCCGGCCCCCCTGGGGCTCAGGGCCCTCCAGGTCTGCAGGGGATGCCCGGTGAGAGGGGAGCAGCTGGCATCGCTGGGCCCAAGGGAGACAGG GGTGACGTTGGTGAGAAAGGCCCCGAGGGAGCCCCTGGGAAGGACGGTGGACGA GGCCTGACTGGTCCCATTGGCCCCCCTGGCCCTGCCGGTGCCAATGGTGAGAAG gGAGAAGTTGGACCTCCTGGTCCTGCGGGAACTGCTGGTGCTCGTGGAGCCCCG GGTGAACGTGGAGAGACCGGCCCCCCCGGGCCCGCTGGATTCGCAGGACCTCCC GGTGCTGATGGCCAGCCAGGTGCCAAGGGCGAGCAAGGAGAGGCTGGCCAGAAAGGTGATGCTGGTGCCCCGGGTCCTCAGGGCCCCTCTGGAGCTCCTGGACCTCAG ggtCCTACTGGTGTGACTGGTCCTAAAGGAGCCCGAGGTGCTCAAGGCCCCCCG GGAGCCACCGGATTCCCTGGAGCTGCTGGCCGTGTCGGACCCCCAGGCTCCAAT GGCAACCCTGGACCCCCTGGTCCCCCTGGTCCTTCTGGAAAAGATGGTCCTAAAGGTGCTCGAGGAGACAGTGGCCCCCCTGGCCGTGCTGGCGACCCTGGCCTCCAAGGTCCTGCCGGGCCCCCTGGCGAGAAGGGAGAGCCTGGAGATGATGGTCCCTCT GGTCCCGATGGTCCTCCAGGTCCCCAAGGTCTGGCTGGTCAAAGGGGCATTGTTGGTCTTCCTGGGCAACGTGGTGAGAGAGGATTCCCTGGCCTGCCTGGCCCATCG GGTGAGCCTGGCAAGCAGGGAGCTCCCGGAGCATCTGGAGACCGAGGTCCCCCCGGCCCCGTGGGTCCTCCTGGCCTGACTGGTCCTTCTGGCGAACCTGGACGAGAG GGAAGCCCTGGTGCTGATGGCCCCCCTGGCAGAGATGGTGCGGCTGGAGTCAAG GGTGATCGTGGTGAGACTGGTCCCGTGGGTGCTCCTGGAGCCCCTGGGCCCCCTGGCTCTCCTGGCCCCGCTGGCCCAACTGGAAAGCAGGGAGACCGAGGAGAAGCT GGCGCACAAGGCCCCATGGGCCCTGCAGGACCAGCCGGAGCCCGGGGAATCCCA GGTCCTCAAGGTCCCCGAGGTGACAAAGGAGAAGCTGGAGAGGCTGGCGAGAGGGGCCTGAAGGGACACCGTGGCTTCACTGGTCTGCAGGGTCTGCCCGGCCCTCCT GGTCCTTCTGGAGACCAAGGTGCTTCTGGTCCTGCTGGTCCTTCTGGCCCTAGA GGTCCTCCTGGTCCCGTCGGTCCCTCTGGCAAAGATGGTGCTAATGGAATCCCTGGCCCCATTGGACCTCCTGGCCCCCGCGGACGTTCGGGCGAAACTGGCCCAGCT GGTCCTCCTGGAAACCCCGGACCCCCTGGCCCTCCAGGTCCCCCTGGCCCTGGCATCGACATGTCTGCCTTTGCTGGCctaggccagagagagaagggccCCGACCCCCTGCAGTACATGCGGGCTGACCAGGCAGCTGGCAACCTGAGACAGCACGACGCCGAGGTGGATGCCACGCTCAAGTCCCTCAACAACCAGATTGAGAGCATCCGCAGCCCCGAGGGCTCCCGCAAGAACCCCGCTCGCACCTGCCGGGACCTGAAACTCTGCCACCCTGAATGGAAGAGCG GAGACTACTGGATTGACCCCAACCAGGGCTGCACCTTGGACGCCATGAAGGTTTTCTGCAACATGGAGACTGGCGAGACCTGCGTCTACCCCAACCCAGCGAGTGTTCCCAAGAAGAACTGGTGGAGCAGCAAGAGCAAGGACAAGAAGCACATCTGGTTTGGAGAAACCATCAACGGTGGCTTCCAC TTCAGCTATGGAGATGACAACCTGGCTCCCAACACTGCCAACGTCCAGATGACCTTCCTACGCCTGCTGTCCACCGAGGGCTCCCAGAATATCACCTACCACTGCAAGAACAGCATTGCCTACCTGGATGAAGCGGCTGGCAACCTCAAGAAGGCCCTGCTCATCCAGGGCTCCAATGATGTGGAGATCCGGGCTGAGGGCAACAGCAGGTTCACATATACTGTCCTGAAGGATGGCTGCACG aAACACACCGGTAAGTGGGGCAAGACTATGATCGAGTACCGGTCACAGAAGACCTCACGTCTCCCCATCATTGACATTGCACCCATGGACATAGGAGGGCCTGAGCAGGAATTTGGTGTGGACATAGGGCCTGTCTGCTTCTTGTAA